One genomic segment of Hordeum vulgare subsp. vulgare chromosome 2H, MorexV3_pseudomolecules_assembly, whole genome shotgun sequence includes these proteins:
- the LOC123426054 gene encoding uncharacterized protein LOC123426054 has product MSCSLPSRRCRATSTPCCSSAAASHTTASAPGSSPRATSSPLSCPLCPPSASPPSPPASTMAAWQLARTSGSTSTVSRPQGLKPSRRSSCSSPGRGGPYACSSTTRTCPGRAAWFAPPVCRRPRSCRSPARWTSSTGRSTQAASACRSWTALRGLLSVDLGPEDVPSFVAAPESYRVLLDVVVGQFDGLEDADDVFVNSFHELETKEADYLASTWRVKTIGPTLPSFYLDDDRPIHS; this is encoded by the exons atgtcCTGCTCCTTGCCTTCCCGGAGGTGTAGGGCCACCTCAACCCCATGTTGTAGCTCGGCCGCCGCCTCGCATACCACGGCCTCCGCCCCAGGCTCGTCACCACGCGCCACCTCCTCGCCATTGTCCTGCCCCCTTTGCCCCCCTTCCGCGTCGCCACCATCTCCGCCGGCTTCGACGATGGCGGCATGGCAGCTTGCCCGGACTTCAGGGAGTACGTCCACCGTCTCGCGGCCGCAGggtctaaaaccctcgaggcgctCTTCCTGTTCGAGCCCGGGGCGGGGAGGCCCGTACGCGTGCTCGTCTACGACCCGCACCTGCCCTGGGCGGGCCGCGTGGTTCGCGCCGCCGGTGTGCCGACGGCCGCGCTCTTGTCGCAGCCCTGCTCGGTGGACGTCGTCTACGGGGAGGTCTACACAGGCCGCGTCGGCCTGTCGGTCGTGGACCGCGCTCCGGGGCCTGCTGAGCGTCGACCTGGGACCGGAGGACGTGCCGTCGTTCGTGGCGGCGCCGGAGTCGTACCGTGTGTTACTGGACGTGGTGGTCGGTCAGTTCGATGGGTTGGAGGACGCCGACGACGTGTTCGTCAACTCGTTCCATGAGCTCGAGACCAAG GAGGCGGACTATTTGGCATCAACATGGCGTGTGAAGACCATCGGCCCGACGCTGCCGTCGTTCTACCTGGACGACGATCGGCCCATTCATTCATAG